A DNA window from Suncus etruscus isolate mSunEtr1 chromosome 8, mSunEtr1.pri.cur, whole genome shotgun sequence contains the following coding sequences:
- the NEK3 gene encoding serine/threonine-protein kinase Nek3 — MDSYTVLRVIGDGSFGRVLLVRQESSTQMCAMKEIRLPKSFSDTENSRKEAILLARMKHPNVVAFKESFEAEGHLYIVMEYCDGGDLMQKIKHQKGQLFPEDVILNWFTQMCLGVNHIHKKRVLHRDIKSKNIFLTQSGKIKLGDFGSARLLSNPMAFACTYVGTPYYVPPEIWENLPYNNKSDIWSMGCILYELCTLKHPFQANSWKSLILKICQGSISPLPSHYSYELQQLLKQMFKKNPSHRPSTTTLLARGTVSRFIRKCLPPEIIKEYGEQILEETKKSKHNIPKKKADPGRLRRALDEEVGLMQGEEQGRKCSHTELESINKNLVENALQRINREEKDDKSAPSRKTNSTSPLRRQWGKDASNTTLTALENASILTSSLKAGDDGGGSVIKYSENNTRKQWLKETPETLLNILKNADLSLAFQTYTIYRPGTEGFLKGPLSEEMEESDSVDGDQDVVTLDPERLEPRLDEEDTDFEDDDDNYDWVSELKLRSGWKEVSDG; from the exons ATGGACAGCTACACAGTCCTGAGAGTGATCGGGGATGGCTCCTTCGGCAGAGTCCTCTTGGTTCGGCAGGAAAGCAGTACTCAGATGTGTGCCATGAAGGAAATCAGACTTCCCAAG TCTTTCTCTGATACAGAGAATTCTAGGAAGGAGGCTATTCTGCTGGCCAGAATGAAACACCCTAATGTTGTTGCTTTTAAAGAATCATTTGAAG CTGAAGGACACCTGTATATTGTGATGGAGTATTGTGATGGAGGAGATCTAATGCAGAAGATTAAACATCAGAAAGGACAGTTATTTCCTGAAGATGTG ATACTTAACTGGTTTACACAGATGTGCCTTGGAGTGAACCACATCCACAAGAAACGTGTATTACACAGAGACATCAAGTCCAAG aATATCTTTCTTACCCAAAGTGGGAAAATAAAACTGGGAGATTTTGGATCTGCCCGTCTTCTCTCCAA tCCCATGGCATTTGCTTGTACATATGTGGGAACACCTTATTATGTGCCCCCAGAAATTTGGGAGAACCTGCCTTATAACAATAAGAG TGACATCTGGTCCATGGGATGTATTCTGTATGAACTATGTACTCTTAAGCATCCA TTTCAGGCTAATAGTTGGAAAAGTCTTATCCTCAAAATCTGTCAGGGGTCTATAAGCCCACTGCCCTCTCATTATTCCTATGAGCTTCAGCAGCTCCTCAAGCAGATGTTTAAGAAGAACCCCTCCCATCGCCCTTCAACCACCACACTTCTTGCTAGAGGCACAGTATCTCGGTTTATCCGGAAATGCTTACCCCCAGAG ATTATCAAAGAATATGGTGAGCAGATattggaagaaacaaaaaaatctaagcataatattccaaaaaaaaagg CAgaccctggcagactcaggagagcCTTGGACGAGGAGGTGGGTCTAATG CAAGGAGAAGAACAAGGGAGAAAGTGTAGCCACACTGAGTTAGAAAGCATCAATAAAAATTTGGTTGAAAATGCATTGCAGAGAATAAACAGAGAAGAGAAAG atgataaatCAGCACCTTCAAGGAAAACCAATTCAACAAGTCCTCTCAGGCGACAATGGGGAAAAGATGCATCTAATACCACTCTGACAGCTTTGGAGAATGCATCCATACTCACCTCCAGTTTAAAGGCAGGTGATGATGGAG GTGGCTCTGTAATAAAGTACAGTGAAAACAATACCCGTAAGCAGTGGCTCAAAGAGACTCCTGAAACCTTGTTGAATATCCTTAAGAATGCTGATCTCAGCTTGGCATTTCAGACATATACAATCTACAGACCAG GTACTGAAGGGTTCTTAAAAGGGCCCCTCTCTGAAGAGATGGAAGAGTCGGACAGTGTTGATGGAGATCAAGATGTTGTCACTTTGGATCCAGAGAGACTTGAACCTAGACTAGATGAGGAGGACAC GGATTTTGAAGATGATGATGACAACTATGATTGGGTGTCAGAGCTTAAGCTGCGAAGTGGATGGAAAGAAGTGTCTGATGGCTAA